The sequence GCAGCGCAAGAGCCTTGGCCGCCGAGCCTTTTATCGAACGGGCGGCAAGCCGCAGCAGCGCGTCCGGCACCGCCTACCGGTCCATTGCCCGGGGCAGCCCGGACAGGGGCAGGGGAGTGGTTCAACGCCCACCTGCGCGGCAGCGCGAAGATTCACCGTAGCCATCGATGACGGTAGGCTGGTGGCCAGTCGTCCCACAGGAGGTTCGAGATGAATACCGCCACGTCCGGCACGCTGTCGCGCTCCACCAACGACCGGATGATCGCCGGCGTCATGGGCGGCATTGCCCGCCGCTACGGCTGGAATTCCACCCTGCTGCGGGTGATCTACGTACTCGTGTCGATCCTCTCGGCCGCGTTCCCCGGCATCCTGGTCTACCTGATCCTGTGGCTGCTGATCCCCAACGAAGCCAGCTGAGCCATCGCCGCGCCCTGCGCAGGCTGCTGTTCGCGCTCGGTGCGGCGTGGACCCTGCCGAACACGCTGATCGGGCTGGCCGGCGGCCTCGCGGGAATGGTCGCCGGAGCGCGTCCTCGATGGAGCCGCACCGAGCTGGCCATCGTATTCGTGCGTTGGCCCTGGGGGCCGGGTGGGGCCATCACCCTGGGCAACGTCATCCTGCATACGGGCGAGGAGCTCGACGTGCCGTGCTTGACCTACGAGCACCGTGCGGGGCTGTGCCGGCATCCGCTGGTGCGCCTGTCCGACCACGAACGCGCACACGTGTTCCAGTACCTCGTGCTAGGCCCGCTGTTCCTGCCGCTGTATCTGCTGCTGGGCGGCGTCTCTGTCCGCAACCCGCTGGAACGCGCCGCGGACCAGTATGCGCTGCATGGCCACGGCTGGTGGCCGTGGCGCCGCCGCTGATCGCCGTCTGGCTGCGGCCTGAACATGCACGATTCCTTCCGGCCTGCTCGACGCGGCCATTACAGGCTGCCCTCTAGTCTTGCCTGCAGTTGAGCAACACGTTCTGGAGGAACACAGCAGATGTCAGTGGTTCTTTACGTCGGTGGCAGCAAACATGGCGACAAGGGGGTGATCCCCTGGGGCTTCAGCAAGTCGCGCGCCGATACCGAGCAGGGCCCGGAGATCTACACCGAGCGGTTCATGGATCTGCAGGGTGTGGGCAAGGTACGGGTCATGGCGCTGGAAACCCTGCGCGACGACATCGTGATGCAGAGCACTGCCAAGCTGTACCGCTGACCGCAGCACCTACGGCGACACGCCCTGAACGAGCGCCGGCTTCCGCAAGGACGCCGGCGCTGTCGTATCCGCCGGGCGACAGGTCCCGCCGCGCCTGTCAACGGCTTTCCCCATCGGTCCCGCATTGCCAGAATGGCCGCCTTTCCGCAGAAGCGGCCCCGGCCGGAAGCAATGCAAGACATCAAGCTCGCCAACCAGATCGCCCAGACCATCGCCGAGGAAATCGGCGCCCAGCCGGCGCAGGCCAAGGCAGCCATCGCGCTGCTGGACGAGGGCGCCAGCGTCCCGTTCATCGCCCGCTACCGCAAGGAAGTCACCGGCGGCCTGGACGACACCCAGCTGCGCAACCTGGAAACGCGCCTGACCTACCTGCGCGAACTGGAGGACCGCCGCGCCGCGGTGCTGGCCAGCATCCAGGAGCAGGGCAAGCTGACCGACGAACTGCGTGGAGACATCCTCGCCGCCGACACCAAGTCGCGCCTGGAAGACCTGTACCTGCCGTACAAGCCCAAGCGCCGCACCCGCGCGCAGATCGCCCGCGAGGCCGGCCTGGAACCGCTGGCCGATGGCCTGCTGGCCGATCCTTCGCTGGATCCGCAGGCCTTTGCGGCCGGCTTCGTTGACGCCGACAAGGGCGTGGCCGACGCCAAGGCCGCGCTGGACGGCGCCCGCGCGATCCTGATGGAGCGCTTGGGCGAGGACGCCGCGCTGGTCGGCGAACTGCGCAGCTGGCTGGGCGAGGTCGGTGTGATCCGCGCCCGCGTGGCCGAAGGCAAGGAGGCCGAAGGCGCCAAGTACCGCGACTACTTCGACCATGCCGAGCCGCTGGCGAATATTCCCTCGCACCGCCTGCTGGCGCTGTTCCGTGCGCGCCGCGAGGAGTTCCTGTTCCTCGAGCTGGATCCCGGTCCTGACGCCGAGGCCGGCCACCAGTACGCCGAAGGCCGCGTCGCCCGCGCCGCCGGCATCTCCGACCAGGGTCGGCCGGCCGACCGTTGGCTGCTCGACGCCTGCCGCCTGACCTGGCGCGCCAAGCTGCACATGCACCTGCTGCTGGACCTGTTCAACCAGGCCCGCGAGAAGGCCGAGGCCGAGGCCATCGCCGTGTTCGGCGACAACCTCAAGGACCTGCTGCTGGCCGCTCCGGCCGGCCCGAAGACCGTGCTGGGGCTGGACCCGGGCATCCGCACCGGCTGCAAGGTCGCCGTGGTCGATGCCACCGGCAAGCTGGTCGCCACCGAGACGATCTATCCGCACGAGCCCAAACGGCAGTGGGAACAGTCGCTGCAGACGCTCAGGCACCTGTGCGCCAAGCACAACGTCGAGCTGATTGCGATCGGCAACGGCACCGCCAGCCGCGAGACCGACAAGCTGGCCGGCGAGGTGATCAAGGCCTGCGACAACCCGAAGCTGCAGAAGGTCGTCGTCAGCGAGGCCGGCGCGTCGGTGTACTCGGCTTCCGAATTCGCCGCGAAGGAATTCCCCAACCTTGATGTCTCCCTGCGTGGTGCGGTCTCCATCGCCCGCCGCCTGCAGGACCCGCTGGCCGAACTGGTCAAGATCGAGCCCAAGGCGATCGGTGTGGGCCAGTACCAGCACGACGTGGACCAGTTCCGCCTGGCGCGGGCGCTGGATGCCAGGATCGAGGACTGCGTCAACGCCGTAGGCGTCTACGTCAACACCGCCTCGGCGCCGTTGCTGTCGCGCGTATCGGGGCTGTCCTCGACGGTGGCCGAGAACATCGTGCGCTACCGCGACGAGAATGGCCCGTTCAAGCGCCGCAAGGATCTGCTCAAGGTGCCACGCCTGGGCGACAAGACCTTCGAACAGTGTGCCGGCTTCCTGCGCATCGCCGATGGTGACGAGCCGCTGGATGCCTCGGCCGTGCACCCGGAAGCCTATCCGGTGGTCGAGCGCATCGTTGCCACCGCCCAGCGCCCGATCAAGGCGCTGCTGGGTGACGGCAGCTTCCTGCGCGGTCTTAAGCCGGAGCAGTTCACCGACGAGACCTTCGGCGTGCCGACCGTGCGCGACATCCTCAAGGAACTGGAAAAGCCGGGCCGCGACCCGCGCCCCGAGTTCAAGGCGGCCCGCTTCGCCGAGGGCGTGGAAGACATCAAGGACCTGCGCGAAGGCATGGTGCTGGAAGGCGTGGTCAGCAACGTTGCCGCGTTTGGTGCCTTCGTCGACATCGGCGTGCACCAGGACGGCCTGATCCACATCTCCGCGCTGTCGGACACCTTCGTCAAGGATCCGCGCGACGTGGTCAAGGCCGGCGACATCGTCAAGGTCAAGGTGCTGGAGGTGGACGTGGCGCGCAAGCGCATCGCCCTGACCCGACGCCTGGACGACGTGCCGGGCCAGAGCACCAGCCGCCCGGGTGCACGTGACGAGCGTGGTCCGGTCAGTGGCGGTCGCCGCGACCTGGGCAACGCGCGTGGTCCAGCCCGCGGGCCGCAGGGCGGCCGGGCAGGGCAGGCGCCCGCTCCGGCGAACAACGCCCTGGCCGAAGCCTTCGCCCGCGCCAAGCGCAGCTGATCGCGGCACGCGACGCTGGCGAGGTGCCAGCGTCCCGTTTGCCCGCAGGAACGTACGCCCGGGGCTTCCAGCCAGCGCTAGGCCCCCAGAAAAACGGCAGTGCAGCGTGCCAGCTTCCGGAAGCTCCGGTATACTGCGCGGCCAGCCAGCCGAAGTGGCGGAATCGGTAGACGCAGCGGACTCAAAATCCGCCGCCCTTAAAAGCGTGTGGGTTCGAGTCCCACCTTCGGCACCAGCATAGTTCCAGTCATCCGACAGGGTGCACTGGAATAAAAAAGCCCAGCACTTGCTGGGCTTTTTTGTTTGTTGGGATGGAAATCAACTTAAGTGATCCGCGCTACGGTCATGCGGGCTGCCGCGTGTTTGGCCGATCCGCTGATCGGCAACGACGGGTTCCAGCGATCATGTAAGTCAACCAACTCCTTGTTGTCCCCAGGCGTGCAGGACCGCTATTGTCTATTCCTACGCCTCTGAAGGCGGGACGATGGAGATGGCATGGATGCCACTTGTTCCAGGTCAGCGCGTCATTGAGGTGGACTTCGAACGCCTGCTCGAAGACGGGTGGGAAAATACAGCCGCCCTGCTGGATGAACTGGAGAACATCGGCGACAGGGAAACAGAGCTTGTGCTCAGGGCGCACATCACGATGGAGAGGTCGCTCGATGCCATCCTTGAGGCGAGTTTTTTTGCGCCAGGACACCTTCGCCTCGATCGGGAAACGTTCTCCAGAAAACTCGCCTTGGTTCGGGCAATACACGAACCCCTTAGCGACCATTGGCACATCATCGAAAAGCTTACGACGCTGCGTAACAAGATCGCTCACAAGGTCGGCAGTCCGGAACATGTCGAGGCTGGAGCGAAGTTCCTGATTGCTTTCAGATCGCTCCCTCAGGCTGGGAGCCAGTTATCAGTGACGAACGCGACTCGTACGAGGAGTTGAAGTTGGCAATCATCCATTGCCCCGTTCTACTCAACTCGCTCCATACGCTTGTTTTGAAGCTCGGTCCCCACATCGCCATCTATGGAAATAAATGACCTGGGAGGCCTTGTTCCAGGATCAATGCGGATTCGTCAGGGCAGGGCAATAAAAAAGCCCCGAACAAGTCGGGGCTTTTCTTTGAAACTGGCGTCCCCACGGGGATTCGAACCCCGGTCGCCACCGTGAAAGGGTGATGTCCTAGGCCTCTAGACGATGGGGACGCTTTGAAACTTCTGACTTGCCAGACAGGCCTAGTGTCTGAAAAGTGGTGGAGCCAAGCGGGATCGAACCGCTGACCTCCTGCATGCCATGCAGGCGCTCTCCCAGCTGAGCTATGGCCCCACGTTGTTGCTGCGAGCCCGCTATTCTAGCGGCGTTTTCACAATCTTGGAAGAGGTTGTGAAAACTTTTTCGCAGCGGTCTTCCGGTGCAGGAGGGTGGGACATCGTCCCGGTCTTCCGAACCAAA is a genomic window of Stenotrophomonas sp. Marseille-Q4652 containing:
- a CDS encoding PspC domain-containing protein; translation: MNTATSGTLSRSTNDRMIAGVMGGIARRYGWNSTLLRVIYVLVSILSAAFPGILVYLILWLLIPNEAS
- a CDS encoding DUF5329 domain-containing protein, which gives rise to MEGSSRQFQRNGKWHDAAAARVRLQRKSLGRRAFYRTGGKPQQRVRHRLPVHCPGQPGQGQGSGSTPTCAAARRFTVAIDDGRLVASRPTGGSR
- a CDS encoding Tex family protein, with translation MQDIKLANQIAQTIAEEIGAQPAQAKAAIALLDEGASVPFIARYRKEVTGGLDDTQLRNLETRLTYLRELEDRRAAVLASIQEQGKLTDELRGDILAADTKSRLEDLYLPYKPKRRTRAQIAREAGLEPLADGLLADPSLDPQAFAAGFVDADKGVADAKAALDGARAILMERLGEDAALVGELRSWLGEVGVIRARVAEGKEAEGAKYRDYFDHAEPLANIPSHRLLALFRARREEFLFLELDPGPDAEAGHQYAEGRVARAAGISDQGRPADRWLLDACRLTWRAKLHMHLLLDLFNQAREKAEAEAIAVFGDNLKDLLLAAPAGPKTVLGLDPGIRTGCKVAVVDATGKLVATETIYPHEPKRQWEQSLQTLRHLCAKHNVELIAIGNGTASRETDKLAGEVIKACDNPKLQKVVVSEAGASVYSASEFAAKEFPNLDVSLRGAVSIARRLQDPLAELVKIEPKAIGVGQYQHDVDQFRLARALDARIEDCVNAVGVYVNTASAPLLSRVSGLSSTVAENIVRYRDENGPFKRRKDLLKVPRLGDKTFEQCAGFLRIADGDEPLDASAVHPEAYPVVERIVATAQRPIKALLGDGSFLRGLKPEQFTDETFGVPTVRDILKELEKPGRDPRPEFKAARFAEGVEDIKDLREGMVLEGVVSNVAAFGAFVDIGVHQDGLIHISALSDTFVKDPRDVVKAGDIVKVKVLEVDVARKRIALTRRLDDVPGQSTSRPGARDERGPVSGGRRDLGNARGPARGPQGGRAGQAPAPANNALAEAFARAKRS